ACGTACGGAGATACGGAAAGACCGCAAAAATCGATGAATAGGCAATCGCAAGAAAGAGGATTTTCCCGATGAATTCGTGATATCCGTATCCACTAAGTTTGCCGCGCGGGGAGGTGAAGGGCTGCCGACCATAACCCGTTATTGTATGCAACTTAATTATGTAAAAGAGCACGTTACGTGCATGAATTACAAAACCGATTCCGAAACCGGCTTTTCTACCGGTTCCGCTCTTCGGGGCGAGTGTTTCGATACCGACGGGCATCCGCTCGATACCAACCGTCTTATTTTTATCCTGCAAGGCAGTGCGAGCATCACCCGCGACGGGGAAGAAACCGTTTTCGTCGATGAGGGACAGTTCGTTTTCATCCCTGTTTCGTCGTCTTATACCTGCGAGGTGATTCGTCAGGTTCGTTATCTCTGTCTTTCGTTCACGCACGATCACATCTCGTTTTGCGACAAATACATGCTCGAGAATTATTTCAAAGAGGTAAAAGATGTCGAGCCCGGTTTCGGTCCGCTTGCCGTGCGTCCGCCGATCGATCTCTTCCTGAGTCTCCTGCAGGTATATCTTTCCTCGGGAGTCAATTGTGTCCACCTGCACGAGATCAAAGAAAAAGAACTTTTCATTCTGCTGCGCGCCGTCTATACCCGCGAAGAACTGGTGCGGCTTTTCTATCCCATCATGGGCTACCGGGTCGATTTCAAAAGTATCGTACTCAAAAATAAAGATACCGTTACCAGCCGCGATGAGCTTGCCCGACTTACCGGCATGAGTGTTTCCGACCTCGCCCGCAAGTTCCGCGCCGAGTTCGGCGAGTCGCCCTATTCCTGGCTGCTCAAACAGAAAAACCGCCGTATCCTCACCATGCTTAGTTTCCCTACCGTGCGCATCAAAGATATCATCAACGAATTCAACTTTTCCACACCGGCCTCGTTCAACCGGTATTGCAAAGTGCATTTCGGATGCGCCCCCCGGGAATTACTCCGGTACGTGCGTGAAAACGCGGCTCGGCCTGAAAAGGAATAAGGCGATTCCCCGCAGGTGACCGTTATCAGGGGAGGTTTCGTTCACGCCCGACAAGACAAAAGCGGGGGGGGATGACAAGGAGTAGGGCGATTGCCCGGGGCGGCGGCCATCAGGAAATCCTTTGCGGCCGCTCCCGATGACGGAAGATAACGAAAAGCCCTGCCGTTCTTCCCTCCACTCCTGATAAAAAACGGGCGCTCGCGACGACAAAGACGTATCGATAAACAGGCATTTTCCTGTTTTCATCGAAAAAAATGCTGAAAATTTGCGTAAATTTAATTTTGGATAATTTTTTGATTGTTTTGGATAACTTAATATCGAAAAATCACCCGTAGATTTGCAATAAGTAAAAAAAGATGTAGTACCGTACGACTGCCATAGGCAGAATCAGCGGACGGTACACCAGAGATGATTTTAGCAGATTATACGCCTCCCGGGGCGTCGTATCGCGAAAAGTTCATCTCTTTTTCTTTTTTAGTCAAATACAGTATTACGGTGTATTTCATGAAAGAAGGTAATGCCGTAAATAACGTAGAGGAGAGATAATTATGTTTTTGGTATCTACAAGATGTGGGATTATTGCCTGTCGGCTGCTGGCCGAGGCCTTCGGTAGCGGTACTTACCTCAACGCCCAGGCCATAGCCGCTCATTATAATATGAATGTGCGTTCGCTCATGCCGGCCCTGCGCCAACTTACCCGATCGGGAATTTTGCAGAGCCGGGTAGGCGGCAAGCAGCCCGGGTTTATCTTCGCCCGCGACCCGTCCGAAATTTCCCTGCTCGATGTAGTTACCGCCCTCGAGGGCAGCGTTAGCGTTCCCTGCTGCCGGGAAGTGATAAAAGACCTCAACTGCGATTGCGGCAACAGCGGCGAGTGCGCCGTATACCGTCTCTTCGACGGGTTGCTCACTTACAGTAAAAGAAAACTGGCTTCGGTTTCGGTCGCCGAATTCGCGCGTACCGGAAACGGTCTTTTCGCGCGTACCGGCCTCGGACTCGAATTTAAGTAAAATTATACACGTACACCCATGAAGCTACTTAAAAACCTGTTCATATTCGCACTGTTCCTCGGCTCGGTCTCCGTTCCGGCCCAGAAACTCGCCTTGAAATCGAATCTGTTGTACGATGTAAACGCCACGATCAATCTCGGGGTAGAAATGGCGCTCGGGCGCAAAGTCACCCTCGACGTTTCGGGAAACTATAACGGTTGGACTTACGCCGAAAACCGGAAGATGAAACACTGGCTCCTGCAACCCGAGCTGCGCTGGTGGACCTGCGATCGCTTCTCGGGACATTTCTGGGGATTGCACGCCCTGGCCGGGCAGTTCAACTTCAACGGCATGCTGCCGTTTACCTTCGGTAACCGGCAAGTTCTGGCCGCCGTCGCTCCCAACGGACTCGCCAAATACCGCTACGAAGGCTTTATCAGCGGGTTCGGCGTCAGCTACGGTTACCAGTGGATTCTCGGCAAGCGATGGAGTCTCGAGGCCTCTATCGGCCTCGGATACGCCTATATGGATTACAACAAGTTCGGCTGCGAGAAATGCGCCGAGAAAAAAGGTCATAACCGCTCGCATTATTTCGGTCCCACCAAAGCCGCTCTTTCGATCATATATATCATTAAATAAACGCTGTTTACATTATGAAAAGGAAATTACTATACACGATCGGAGTTTTTGCAGCCCTCTTTACCGCAGGGGAGGCCGCCGGACAAACGCTTATCCGTCAGGGTAACGTAGCCGTCGAGGTAAACGGCCTCTCGCAGGCCGGCGACTCGCTCTACGTAGATATGCACCTTACCGTGCTGGGCAAAAACGTGGCTTCCGACGAAAGCGCCGATTACATCCCCGTTCTCGTGGCCGGCCGCGACACGCTCGCCCTGCCCGCCGTGTCGTTACGGGGGAAAAACAATTATAAAGCCTATCAGCGCAAACTCGCCCTCATGTCGCCCCGCGAGCGGGAAGCCGCCCGCTACGACGCCCCCTTCCGGGTGTTGCAAGACGACAAGCGGGGCATGCGTTCGCTCGACTACCGCGTGGCCGTGGCTTACCAACCTTGGATGGACGCCGCCCGCATCGACCTGAAAGTGGTCGGTTGCAACTGCGGTAAGTCCCGCGAGACCAACGTGAGCATGGCGCCCAGCGAAACCGGCGGCGGCCGTAAAGTCGTCATTGTACACGGCGGCAACCTTATTACTCCCCATTTCGCCTACCTGCGTCCCGGCGAAGAGGCGGTGAAACAGCGCACCGTCAGCCGCGTGGCTTACCTCGATTTTCCCGTCGGCAGCGCCAGACTCGATCCCGCTTACGGCAATAACCGCGACGAGCTTTTCCGTGTCTCGAGTATTTTCTCGGCACTCTCGGGCGACTCCTACGTACACCCCGACCGCATTACCATTACCGGATACGCCTCGCCCGAAGGCTCCCGCGCAATCAACCGCTCGCTCTCCGAGCGGCGTGCCGGCGCTCTCGCCGGTTACCTCACCGGCCGGTATGCCTTTCCCGCCGCCATTTACGACGTGCGTTTCGGCGGCGAAGACTGGGCCGAGCTGCTCTCGCTGGTCGAGAACTCCCGCATGAAGGGGAAAGAATCGGTTGAGGCCATTATCCGCTACGTGCCCGACTCCATCGACGAGGTACGCAATATCTCCCGTAAAAAAGTACTTATGGACCTCGACGGGGGCGATCCCTGGCGCTATATGCTGCGCAAGTTTTTCCCCGCCCTCAGGCGTACCGTGGTGAAAGTAGATTATACCGTCGCCTCGTTCGACTTGCCGCAGGCCCGGCAACAGGCCCTCGAGCGTCCGCAAAACCTCAGCCTGGCCGAGTTCTTCGCCGTGGCGCAGAGCTACCCCGCCGGCAGCGACGAATATAACGAAACCTTCGAGACGGCC
Above is a genomic segment from Coprobacter tertius containing:
- a CDS encoding AraC family transcriptional regulator; translation: MNYKTDSETGFSTGSALRGECFDTDGHPLDTNRLIFILQGSASITRDGEETVFVDEGQFVFIPVSSSYTCEVIRQVRYLCLSFTHDHISFCDKYMLENYFKEVKDVEPGFGPLAVRPPIDLFLSLLQVYLSSGVNCVHLHEIKEKELFILLRAVYTREELVRLFYPIMGYRVDFKSIVLKNKDTVTSRDELARLTGMSVSDLARKFRAEFGESPYSWLLKQKNRRILTMLSFPTVRIKDIINEFNFSTPASFNRYCKVHFGCAPRELLRYVRENAARPEKE
- a CDS encoding DUF3575 domain-containing protein, with protein sequence MKLLKNLFIFALFLGSVSVPAQKLALKSNLLYDVNATINLGVEMALGRKVTLDVSGNYNGWTYAENRKMKHWLLQPELRWWTCDRFSGHFWGLHALAGQFNFNGMLPFTFGNRQVLAAVAPNGLAKYRYEGFISGFGVSYGYQWILGKRWSLEASIGLGYAYMDYNKFGCEKCAEKKGHNRSHYFGPTKAALSIIYIIK
- a CDS encoding RrF2 family transcriptional regulator, giving the protein MFLVSTRCGIIACRLLAEAFGSGTYLNAQAIAAHYNMNVRSLMPALRQLTRSGILQSRVGGKQPGFIFARDPSEISLLDVVTALEGSVSVPCCREVIKDLNCDCGNSGECAVYRLFDGLLTYSKRKLASVSVAEFARTGNGLFARTGLGLEFK
- a CDS encoding DUF3868 domain-containing protein; this encodes MKRKLLYTIGVFAALFTAGEAAGQTLIRQGNVAVEVNGLSQAGDSLYVDMHLTVLGKNVASDESADYIPVLVAGRDTLALPAVSLRGKNNYKAYQRKLALMSPREREAARYDAPFRVLQDDKRGMRSLDYRVAVAYQPWMDAARIDLKVVGCNCGKSRETNVSMAPSETGGGRKVVIVHGGNLITPHFAYLRPGEEAVKQRTVSRVAYLDFPVGSARLDPAYGNNRDELFRVSSIFSALSGDSYVHPDRITITGYASPEGSRAINRSLSERRAGALAGYLTGRYAFPAAIYDVRFGGEDWAELLSLVENSRMKGKESVEAIIRYVPDSIDEVRNISRKKVLMDLDGGDPWRYMLRKFFPALRRTVVKVDYTVASFDLPQARQQALERPQNLSLAEFFAVAQSYPAGSDEYNETFETAVRMFPDDRIANINAAVAALSRRDYVSAARYLDRIDVVPGESVYDNAMGLLLVLRDRDAAKARPYFEKAARAGLEAARQNLDALDAVTGNKPAPPAAENAAKGRRKR